The following coding sequences lie in one Musa acuminata AAA Group cultivar baxijiao chromosome BXJ1-8, Cavendish_Baxijiao_AAA, whole genome shotgun sequence genomic window:
- the LOC103994473 gene encoding uncharacterized protein LOC103994473 isoform X3, with protein sequence MRIVMDHGINFPHGGVFLQSFCNQHVVSFQPKDVKSTTNVFLGDMNTSGGIIATTGMILTGNASTPNNISSMILTGNLPSNILLDPLPGLEHLAAFAVDWSCEELEALKRGLVMFASEPNIMKYIKIAARLSEKTVRDVAIRCRWMTRKENGKQHKSEDFYAGKKIKDRKEKMIGCSSMVNMHYNQPDCEAACSVMMCNGNHMNQFSSEAFPVIDSRTMNLLEDNAKLLHQIAVNSENNEIQNNIDLLYCTNNNITAILNSMLEMPGIMSQMPPLPVYANENLLLSILRSTSQI encoded by the exons ATGAGGATAGTGATGGATCATGGCATCAATTTTCCTCATGGAGGAGTTTTTCTGCAGTCTTTTTGCAATCAACATGTAGTTTCTTTTCAACCAAAGGATGTAAAGAGCACAACCAATGTTTTTCTTGGTGACATGAACACTTCAGGTGGAATAATTGCAACGACAGGGATGATATTGACTGGGAATGCCAGCACTCCAAACAATATTTCTTCCATGATTTTGACAGGTAATCTGCCAAGCAATATCCTTCTCGATCCATTACCTGGACTTGAGCATCTCGCAGCGTTTGCTGTTGATTGGTCCTGTGAGGAATTGGAAGCGTTGAAACGTGGACTTGTCAT GTTTGCTAGTGAACCTAATATCATGAAGTATATCAAGATAGCAGCTAGACTTTCCGAGAAGACTGTGAGAGATGTTGCGATAAGGTGCCGATGGATGACA AGGAAGGAGAATGGTAAACAACATAAATCTGAAGACTTTTATGCTGGAAAGAAAATCAAAGACAGAAAG GAGAAGATGATAGGTTGTTCTTCAATGGTCAATATGCACTATAATCAACCGGACTGTGAAGCTGCCTGTTCTGTCATGATGTGTAATGGGAACCATATGAATCAGTTCTCATCTGAAG CATTCCCAGTGATTGACAGCAGAACAATGAATCTTCTGGAAGACAATGCAAAACTTCTTCACCAGATTGCAGTTAACAGTGAAAATAATGAG ATACAAAATAACatcgatctcttgtattgcacaaACAACAACATAACAGCCATTTTAAATAG CATGCTTGAAATGCCTGGTATTATGAGTCAGATGCCTCCACTGCCTGTGTATGCCAATGAGAATCTTCTGCTTTCCATATTGCGCTCTACTAGTCAG ATTTAA
- the LOC103994473 gene encoding uncharacterized protein LOC103994473 isoform X1, whose translation MRIVMDHGINFPHGGVFLQSFCNQHVVSFQPKDVKSTTNVFLGDMNTSGGIIATTGMILTGNASTPNNISSMILTGNLPSNILLDPLPGLEHLAAFAVDWSCEELEALKRGLVMFASEPNIMKYIKIAARLSEKTVRDVAIRCRWMTRKENGKQHKSEDFYAGKKIKDRKEKMIGCSSMVNMHYNQPDCEAACSVMMCNGNHMNQFSSEAFPVIDSRTMNLLEDNAKLLHQIAVNSENNEIQNNIDLLYCTNNNITAILNSMLEMPGIMSQMPPLPVYANENLLLSILRSTSQAHGHGNSYLQEEPSCW comes from the exons ATGAGGATAGTGATGGATCATGGCATCAATTTTCCTCATGGAGGAGTTTTTCTGCAGTCTTTTTGCAATCAACATGTAGTTTCTTTTCAACCAAAGGATGTAAAGAGCACAACCAATGTTTTTCTTGGTGACATGAACACTTCAGGTGGAATAATTGCAACGACAGGGATGATATTGACTGGGAATGCCAGCACTCCAAACAATATTTCTTCCATGATTTTGACAGGTAATCTGCCAAGCAATATCCTTCTCGATCCATTACCTGGACTTGAGCATCTCGCAGCGTTTGCTGTTGATTGGTCCTGTGAGGAATTGGAAGCGTTGAAACGTGGACTTGTCAT GTTTGCTAGTGAACCTAATATCATGAAGTATATCAAGATAGCAGCTAGACTTTCCGAGAAGACTGTGAGAGATGTTGCGATAAGGTGCCGATGGATGACA AGGAAGGAGAATGGTAAACAACATAAATCTGAAGACTTTTATGCTGGAAAGAAAATCAAAGACAGAAAG GAGAAGATGATAGGTTGTTCTTCAATGGTCAATATGCACTATAATCAACCGGACTGTGAAGCTGCCTGTTCTGTCATGATGTGTAATGGGAACCATATGAATCAGTTCTCATCTGAAG CATTCCCAGTGATTGACAGCAGAACAATGAATCTTCTGGAAGACAATGCAAAACTTCTTCACCAGATTGCAGTTAACAGTGAAAATAATGAG ATACAAAATAACatcgatctcttgtattgcacaaACAACAACATAACAGCCATTTTAAATAG CATGCTTGAAATGCCTGGTATTATGAGTCAGATGCCTCCACTGCCTGTGTATGCCAATGAGAATCTTCTGCTTTCCATATTGCGCTCTACTAGTCAG
- the LOC103994473 gene encoding uncharacterized protein LOC103994473 isoform X2, translating into MRIVMDHGINFPHGGVFLQSFCNQHVVSFQPKDVKSTTNVFLGDMNTSGGIIATTGMILTGNASTPNNISSMILTGNLPSNILLDPLPGLEHLAAFAVDWSCEELEALKRGLVMFASEPNIMKYIKIAARLSEKTVRDVAIRCRWMTRKENGKQHKSEDFYAGKKIKDRKEKMIGCSSMVNMHYNQPDCEAACSVMMCNGNHMNQFSSEVIDSRTMNLLEDNAKLLHQIAVNSENNEIQNNIDLLYCTNNNITAILNSMLEMPGIMSQMPPLPVYANENLLLSILRSTSQAHGHGNSYLQEEPSCW; encoded by the exons ATGAGGATAGTGATGGATCATGGCATCAATTTTCCTCATGGAGGAGTTTTTCTGCAGTCTTTTTGCAATCAACATGTAGTTTCTTTTCAACCAAAGGATGTAAAGAGCACAACCAATGTTTTTCTTGGTGACATGAACACTTCAGGTGGAATAATTGCAACGACAGGGATGATATTGACTGGGAATGCCAGCACTCCAAACAATATTTCTTCCATGATTTTGACAGGTAATCTGCCAAGCAATATCCTTCTCGATCCATTACCTGGACTTGAGCATCTCGCAGCGTTTGCTGTTGATTGGTCCTGTGAGGAATTGGAAGCGTTGAAACGTGGACTTGTCAT GTTTGCTAGTGAACCTAATATCATGAAGTATATCAAGATAGCAGCTAGACTTTCCGAGAAGACTGTGAGAGATGTTGCGATAAGGTGCCGATGGATGACA AGGAAGGAGAATGGTAAACAACATAAATCTGAAGACTTTTATGCTGGAAAGAAAATCAAAGACAGAAAG GAGAAGATGATAGGTTGTTCTTCAATGGTCAATATGCACTATAATCAACCGGACTGTGAAGCTGCCTGTTCTGTCATGATGTGTAATGGGAACCATATGAATCAGTTCTCATCTGAAG TGATTGACAGCAGAACAATGAATCTTCTGGAAGACAATGCAAAACTTCTTCACCAGATTGCAGTTAACAGTGAAAATAATGAG ATACAAAATAACatcgatctcttgtattgcacaaACAACAACATAACAGCCATTTTAAATAG CATGCTTGAAATGCCTGGTATTATGAGTCAGATGCCTCCACTGCCTGTGTATGCCAATGAGAATCTTCTGCTTTCCATATTGCGCTCTACTAGTCAG